One Burkholderia sp. 9120 genomic window, GCGATCGCATCCGCGCCCACGTCGCGCCAGGCGACGCCTTCGGCGGTATGCGTTGCCGTGCCTATTACATATAGACCGGCGTCATGCAAACGCGCGATGTCGTGCGCCGGCAGCAAGCCGAACGTGAAGCTCGCCACCGGCACGCGCAACTCGATAAGCATCTCCAGTTGCGCGCGGAAATCCGGCGCGTAGCGTTCGAGCGGCTGGCCGGGCGGCAGGTCGAACTCGGCGCGCAACGGGTCGATGGCTTCGAGCGCGCGCCGCACGGTGGCGTCGTCCGGCGCGGCCGGATCGAGCACGAACAGATTCACGCCGAACGGTCGATCCGTCAGCGCGCGAATCGCCGCGACTTCGCTCGCGATCTTCTCCGGCTGCAATGCGGCGCCCGCCAGAAAACCGAGGCCGCCGGCATTCGAGACTGCGGCGACCAGCGCGGGCGTAGTCGCGCCGCCGGCCATGGGCGCCTGAACGACCGGCACGCGCAACGCGAAACGTTCAGCAAATGGTGTCACAAAACGGACTTCACTCATGATCGGTTCCTTTGGGTCATGCGCTCGCGGCAACCGCAAGCCGATAGCTTCGACTGTATAGAGAGGGTCTGCGGACGGAAAATGAATAATCGAGAACGTTTCAATCGTCTTACGAGATTCATGCCGCGCGCGCGTTGTCAGCGTGCTTTCTCAGCGCGCGTCGGGGCTCGCTGCAGCGCATTTCTTTTTTTGGCAAACTGACCGCCCGCTTCAGGCATTCAGGCCTCCGGCATTCATTCAGACCGACCTCGTGCGAAAACGCACGCGGGTCTATGGAGAGCACCATGAGCATCACGTCCCGCTGGATCGACATTCCCGCCGGCAACGACAGTTTCGGCGGATACCTCGCGCTGCCCCAGGGCGGCAAGGGACCGGCCGTCATCATCATTCAGGAAATCTTCGGCGTGAACGGACATATCCGCTCGGTCGCGGATCAGTACGCGCAGGACGGCTATGTGGCGCTCGCGCCTGACGTGTTCTGGCGAGTGCAGCCGCGCGTCGAATTGACGTACGAAGGCGCGGATCGCGCGAAAGGCGTCGAACTGATGCAGAAGCTCAACGTCGACGAAGCCGTGTCCGACATCGGCGCAGCCGCCGCCGCATTGCGCGCGATGCCCGAAGTGACCGGCAAGCTTGCAGCGATCGGTTACTGCTTCGGCGGCCGGCTGGCTTATCTGGCAGCGGCGCAAGGCACGCTCGACGGCGCGGTCGCTTACTACGGCGGCGGCATCCAGAATCAGCTCGACGAAGCCGCGAAGATCAAGGTGCCGATGCAATTCCATTACGGCGAACTCGACGCGCACATTCCGTTGTCCGCCGTCGGAGAGATTCAGGAGCGTTTCGCCGGCCGCGCCGACGCCGAGTTTCACATCTATCCGAATGCGGATCACGGCTTCAACTGCTCGGAGCGCGCGTCGTATAACCAGCGCGCGTCGGCGCTCGCGCATGGGCGCACGCTGACGTTTCTTGGCGAGCGGCTTTGATGTGCGCTTGAATCGCGCTTGATTGGCGCTTGATTGGCGTTTGATTCGCCTTTAACTCAGTTACTCTTCTGAAGACGGCGCGTCCGCGACTCGCCGTCTTTTTTCATGTGCGGCGATTAGCCTGAAACCCGAACGACGCAACATCCAGTCGAACGGGTTGATCGGGCGCATGAAAAACCACCCGGTTCACCCTTCGAAAGCGAGGACTTCTCCGTCGTGCTATCAGACTATCTCGCCCATGACGCCATCGGCCTCGCCGAACTCGTGAGAACTCGCCAGGCGAGCGCTCGCGAGTTGCTCGACATCGCGATCTCGCGAACCGAGGCCGTCAATCCCGCGATCAACGCCATCGTCCTGAAAGACTACGACGCGGCCCGTCACCGTGCATCGCGCGACGACGCGAGCCGGGCCAACGGCGCGGACCCCGCGGATAGCACGAGCGCGCAAGCAGCGTTGGCCGGCGTGCCGTATCTGATCAAAGACCTGGGCGCGCCGGTTGCCGGCTTGCGCATGGCGATGGGCAGCCGCCACTATCGCCATTTCATTCCCACGGAAGACGCGCCCGTCGTCGCGCTCTCGAAAGCGGCCGGCCTCAACATCTTCGCCAAGACCAGTACCTCCGAACTCGGTCAGATGCCTTATACGGAGCCCGAACTGTTCGGCGCGTGCCGCAATCCGTGGAGTCTCGACCACACACCGGGCGGTTCCAGCGGCGGCTCGGCGGCGGCGGTGGCTGCGGGCATCGTGCCGCTTGCGCATGCGTCGGACGGTGGCGGGTCGATCCGCATTCCCGCTTCGTGCTGCGGACTGTTCGGTCTCAAACCTTCGCGGGCTCGCGTGCCGCGCGTCGCGCCGCCGGGTGCCGGCGATCTCGGCGTCGATCACGCGGTCTCGCGCAGCGTGCGCGATAGCGCGTTGCTGCTCGATCTGCTGTCGGGTAATGCGCAGCGGCCACTCGGCGCGCCCGGCACTTTTCTCGGTGCGAGTCGCGAGCCGTGCAAGCCGCTGAATATCGCGTACGTTACCGAGCCGATGCTGGCGCCCGTGCTCTCCGCCGACTCGCGCGCCGCGCTCGACGACGCCGCGCAGCTCGCCATCTCGCTCGGTCACAACATCGAACCGGTTTCGCTCGGCATCGACTTCGCGACGGTTCGTCACGCGTTTCTTATGCTGTGGTCGGTGACAGCGGAAGAGCTGGTGCTGAACGCAGATCGCATTACGGGCCGCAAACCGTCACGCAGCGAATTCGAAATTTCGACGTGGGCCATGGCGCACATGGGCCGCAAGCTCGGCGAGCGCGGCTTACCTTCCGCGCTCGAAGAACAACGCCGCATCACCGCACGCCTCACCGATCTGCTGAACCGCTACGACGTGGTGTTGTGCGCCACGCTGGCCGCGCCGCCGATCAAAATCGGCGAGATGCATCCCACCTCGGCCGAGCGGATCCAGATGCGCGCGGTCAGCGCGTTGCCGATCGAGGCGCTCATGAAAAAGCTGCTGACCGAGGCGTCGAACAAAGCATTCGCGTGGGCGGGCTGCACGGAGCTGTTCAATCTGACGGGTCAACCGGCGATGTCGGTGCCGTTGTACTGGAATGCGCGGGGTTTGCCGGTTGGCGTGCAATTCGCCGCGCGTGAAGGCGGCGAAGCGACGCTGTTACGTCTGGCCGCGCAACTCGAAACGGCGCGGCCGTGGTTCGACAAGCGACCGCCGTTGATGCAGGCTCGGAGTTAGACCGTTAGATAGTTTGACAGTCGGATTGCACAGATCAGGCCTCAACGCCTGATTCGAATCGGACCACACGTCACGCCGGTTTTCGCCGCGCGTCGAGATCCGCGTGACGCTTGCCGGGAATGCACGCCACCGCGACGATCGACAGCGCCAATCCGCTCATCACGTAGTAGGTCGGCGCGAGCGGCGAGCCGGTCGTGTCGATCAGCCACGTCACGAGAAGTGGTCCGAAACCGCCAAACACCATCACCGCGACGTTATAGGCGAGCGATAAACCGATCGAGCGCACGTTCGCCGGAAACAGTTCGGCGATCAACGCGCCGAACGGCCCGTAGTAGCCCGACAGCGTGATCGACAGAAGCGCCTGCACAAGGATCAGTTTCGACACGCTCGGCTCAGCCGCGAGCCACGCGAACAGCGGATAGATGATCGCGAGCGTGATTCCCAGCGACCACAGCGACAAACCCTTGCGCCCGATCCGATCCGACCATGCGCCGGCCAGCGGCGAAAGCACCATCAACAGCAGATTGCCGACGATCACCGCATAGAAAGATTGCGCGTAAGGCAGCTTGAGTTGCTTCACGGCAAAGGTCGGCAGATAACTGATCAGTACATAGACCGTTACTGTGAGCGCGATCACGGACCCGAGCCCGCACAGCACGTCGCGGCTATGGCTTTTGAAGACCTCACTGAGCGTCGCGCGTCGTGCGGTTTTTTGCGCGTGGAGAAAGGCCTCGGAGTCGGCCAGATTCCGGCGAATATAAAAACCGACCGGGCCGATAATCAGGCCAATCACGAACGGCACACGCCAGCCCCAGGACTTCAACGCATCGGGCGATAAACCGTGCGAGATCGCCGCGCCCACCAACGCACCAAGCAGCAGCGCCGCCGCCTGGCTCGACATCTGCCAGCTACCGTAGAATCCACGTTTCGAGAACGGCGCCGCTTCGATCAGCAGCGCCGTCGAACTGCCGAATTCACCGCCCGCGGAAAAGCCTTGCAGCAGACGCCCGAGCACGATCATCAACGGAGCGCCGATGCCGATCGCCGAATACGGCGGCGCAATCGCCAGCAGCAGAATGCCGAGCGTCATCAGCGCGATGACGAGCGACAACGCCGCCTTGCGTCCCGCGCGATCCGCGTAGAGTCCGAGCACGATGGCGCCGATCGGCCGCATCACAAACGCGACGCCGAAGGTCGCGGTGGTCAGGAGCAACGACGTGTAGTCGCTGCCCGCCGGAAAGAACAACTGCGCGATCACCACGGTTAGAAAACCGAACACGGTGAAGTCGTACCATTCGAGCGCGTTGCCGATTACCGCCGCGACGACGGCGCGCGTATTGAAGCTCTTTGACGCGGGTGCCATGCGAATCTCCAGCCGGCGAAATGGGTCCCGTGGTACGCCGTGTTCGCGCGAAGTGCGCGAGCGCGAACGTAGAAGAGCTACGTCAGTCGCAAGAATCGACTTGGAGTGTAAAGAGCGCACCCGCTGTTTTCAAGCAGCAATGCGCGCGGCGAAGCGGATAACGGCGGACAGCAAAAAGGCGTCTGTCGCAGGGAGCGGCAGACGCCTCAATGATCGAAGCTCGATCTCGCGCCGCGATGTTGCGGCGCACTTCGCGCGTCACTGAATGCGCGCGCGGTTCAAACGTAATCAGGCCTTCTTGTTATATGCACTGCACCAACCCTTGCTGGCGACCTGCTTGCCCGCGAACATCGGGCAGCCGCCCCATGCGTCGGTGGGCTTGGCTTGATAGAAGCTGCAGTTGCCGCAGTCCTGGCCCGCTGCGTATTTCGCGAACTTGGCTTTGTCGACTTTGCTGGCGTCGGCCTTGTAGCCGAGTGCTTGTGCGGTCGGATCGGTTTCGGCAACTTTCGGTGCATCGGCAAAAGCCGAGCGCGAC contains:
- a CDS encoding dienelactone hydrolase family protein, whose translation is MSITSRWIDIPAGNDSFGGYLALPQGGKGPAVIIIQEIFGVNGHIRSVADQYAQDGYVALAPDVFWRVQPRVELTYEGADRAKGVELMQKLNVDEAVSDIGAAAAALRAMPEVTGKLAAIGYCFGGRLAYLAAAQGTLDGAVAYYGGGIQNQLDEAAKIKVPMQFHYGELDAHIPLSAVGEIQERFAGRADAEFHIYPNADHGFNCSERASYNQRASALAHGRTLTFLGERL
- a CDS encoding MFS transporter; translation: MAPASKSFNTRAVVAAVIGNALEWYDFTVFGFLTVVIAQLFFPAGSDYTSLLLTTATFGVAFVMRPIGAIVLGLYADRAGRKAALSLVIALMTLGILLLAIAPPYSAIGIGAPLMIVLGRLLQGFSAGGEFGSSTALLIEAAPFSKRGFYGSWQMSSQAAALLLGALVGAAISHGLSPDALKSWGWRVPFVIGLIIGPVGFYIRRNLADSEAFLHAQKTARRATLSEVFKSHSRDVLCGLGSVIALTVTVYVLISYLPTFAVKQLKLPYAQSFYAVIVGNLLLMVLSPLAGAWSDRIGRKGLSLWSLGITLAIIYPLFAWLAAEPSVSKLILVQALLSITLSGYYGPFGALIAELFPANVRSIGLSLAYNVAVMVFGGFGPLLVTWLIDTTGSPLAPTYYVMSGLALSIVAVACIPGKRHADLDARRKPA
- a CDS encoding amidase family protein; the encoded protein is MLSDYLAHDAIGLAELVRTRQASARELLDIAISRTEAVNPAINAIVLKDYDAARHRASRDDASRANGADPADSTSAQAALAGVPYLIKDLGAPVAGLRMAMGSRHYRHFIPTEDAPVVALSKAAGLNIFAKTSTSELGQMPYTEPELFGACRNPWSLDHTPGGSSGGSAAAVAAGIVPLAHASDGGGSIRIPASCCGLFGLKPSRARVPRVAPPGAGDLGVDHAVSRSVRDSALLLDLLSGNAQRPLGAPGTFLGASREPCKPLNIAYVTEPMLAPVLSADSRAALDDAAQLAISLGHNIEPVSLGIDFATVRHAFLMLWSVTAEELVLNADRITGRKPSRSEFEISTWAMAHMGRKLGERGLPSALEEQRRITARLTDLLNRYDVVLCATLAAPPIKIGEMHPTSAERIQMRAVSALPIEALMKKLLTEASNKAFAWAGCTELFNLTGQPAMSVPLYWNARGLPVGVQFAAREGGEATLLRLAAQLETARPWFDKRPPLMQARS
- a CDS encoding high-potential iron-sulfur protein: MKSSRRTFLITSIGVASTFALSRSAFADAPKVAETDPTAQALGYKADASKVDKAKFAKYAAGQDCGNCSFYQAKPTDAWGGCPMFAGKQVASKGWCSAYNKKA